In one window of Caloenas nicobarica isolate bCalNic1 chromosome 34, bCalNic1.hap1, whole genome shotgun sequence DNA:
- the LOC136000684 gene encoding olfactory receptor 14A16-like: MSNSSSITQFLLLAFTDTRELQLLHFWLFLGIYLAALLGNGLIITTIACDQHLHTPMYFFLLNLALLDLCSISMTVPKSMANSLWDTRAISYMGCTAQLFLFVFFIAAEFYLLTIMSYDRYVAICKPLHYGTLLGSRACVHMAAAAWASGFFHALLHTANTFSLPLCKGNALHQFFCEIPQILKLSCSNSYLRELGLLVCTVCLTFGCFVFIVLSYVQILRAVLRIPSEQGRHKAFSTCLPHLAVVSLYVTTALFAYLKPPSISSPSLDLVVSVLYSVVPPAVNPLIYSMRNQELKDALWKLISYCFLKQ; this comes from the coding sequence atgtccaacagcagctccatcacccagttcctcctcctggcgttcacagacacacgggagctgcagctcttgcacttctggctcttcctgggcatctacctggctgccctcctgggcaacggcctcatcatcaccaccatagcctgtgaccagcacctccacacccccatgtacttcttcctgctcaacctcgcccttcTTGACTTGTGCTCCATCTCCATGactgtgcccaaatccatggccaactctctgtgggataccagggccatttcttatatgggatgcactgcccagctctttctgtttgtctttttcattgcagcagagttttatcttctcaccatcatgtcctacgaccgctacgttgccatctgcaaacccctgcactacgggaccctcctgggcagcagagcttgtgtccacatggcagcagctgcctgggccagtgggtttttccatgctctgctgcacacggccaatacattttcactgccactgtgcaagggcaatgccctgcaccagttcttctgtgaaatcccccagatcctcaagctctcctgctcaaactcgtacctcagggaacttgggcttcttgtatgtactgtctgtttaacttttggctgctttgtgttcattgtgctgtcctatgtgcagatcttgagggccgtgctgaggatcccctctgagcagggacggcacaaagccttttccacgtgcctccctcacctggccgtggtctccctctaTGTCACCACTGCCttgtttgcctacctgaagcccccctccatctcctccccatccctggacctggtggtgtctgttctgtactcggtggtgcctccagcagtgaaccccctcatctacagcatgaggaaccaggagctcaaggatgccctgtggaaactcatatcttactgttttctgaagcaataa